The following are from one region of the Odontesthes bonariensis isolate fOdoBon6 chromosome 16, fOdoBon6.hap1, whole genome shotgun sequence genome:
- the wscd1b gene encoding sialate:O-sulfotransferase 1, whose product MGAPFCKLHCLLKRAQMLLLCLGIAYLMAGSILLLQRSSIRVAQPNPASLPPLLSLAAPPTALRTTGLGIRARSRWATIQSVSGVGAKAGRYWEASRSLGVQHLHRRWFHDLLPDSPEQRVSLHRNSKHKGTYMGCFLHNASDRALGGTMLYDLRKMTSSLCQDTCSESGYQFAGLEYGTECHCGNRISSLKAPEEECNLVCRGERGSPCGGVGRLSIYMVEEQLPGHRKFRNIHYSGCFKLTTNTISTFPIHTFQLNLTTQSCIETCTDKELPLAVFKRPHCLCMWTSSLFSISQQSDNKQCVESAAPNYTTTTSAPTVPTEDDYYQVYHTPVLDSRCKERMFLPQRSASLVALSSFPGAGNTWVRHLIELVTGYYTGSFYFDGTLYNRGFKGEKDYWKSGRSICVKTHESGQKDIEMFDSAILLIRNPYRSLMAEFNRKCAGHLGHASDAQWNSKEWPEFVSNYAPWWASHALSWLKFGQRLLVVHYEDLQRALFPQLRLITAFLNITVTEERLLCAQSNQDGHFKRSRAQQPSFDPFTSDMRQMIDSYIHTVDQALQSRNFSRLPQDYLPR is encoded by the exons ATGGGGGCACCCTTCTGCAAGCTGCACTGCCTCTTGAAGAGGGCTCAGATGCTGCTGCTCTGCCTGGGAATCGCCTATCTAATGGCAGGCAGCATCCTGCTCCTGCAGCGCTCCAGCATCAGAGTGGCTCAGCCAAACCCTGCCAGCCTGCCGCCCTTGCTGTCTCTTGCAGCACCTCCAACTGCCCTCAGGACAACGGGCCTGGGCATAAGGGCACGTTCCAGATGGGCCACTATTCAGTCTGTATCCGGAGTGGGAGCCAAGGCAGGGCGATACTGGGAAGCTTCTCGAAGCCTAGGGGTCCAACACTTACATCGCCGCTGGTTTCACGATCTGTTGCCAGACAGTCCAGAACAAAGAGTGTCTTTGCATCGGAACAGCAAACACAAAG GAACCTACATGGGATGCTTTCTGCACAATGCCAGTGATCGAGCCCTGGGAGGAACCATGCTTTATGACCTGCGCAAAATGACCAGCTCTCTGTGTCAGGACACCTGCTCAGAAAG tGGGTACCAATTCGCAGGTCTGGAGTATGGGACCGAGTGCCACTGTGGAAACCGGATCAGTAGCCTAAAGGCTCCGGAGGAGGAGTGTAATCTGGTGTGCCGTGGGGAGAGGGGGTCACCCTGCGGCGGTGTGGGACGTCTCTCCATTTATatggtggaggagcagctgccAGGTCACAGAAAAT TCAGAAACATTCACTACAGTGGTTGCTTCAAGCTGACGACGAACACCATCAGCACCTTCCCCATCCACACTTTTCAACTGAACCTAACCACACAATCCTGCATTGAGACCTGCACTGATAAG GAGCTcccactggctgtgttcaagAGGCCCCACTGTCTATGTATGTGGACGTCATCTCTTTTCAGCATCAGCCAGCAGTCAGACAATAAGCAATGTGTCGAGAGCGCTGCACCGAAttacaccaccaccacctccgcACCCACTGTCCCAACAGAGGATGACTACTACCAGGTGTATCATACTCCTGTGCTTG ACTCCAGGTGCAAAGAGAGGATGTTTCTGCCTCAGAGATCTGCCTCCCTGGTGGCCCTTTCTAGTTTTCCTGGCGCAGGCAACACCTGGGTCCGGCACCTGATCGAGCTCGTGACAGGCTACTACACTGGCAGCTTCTATTTCGATGGCACTCTGTACAACAGAG GTTTCAAAGGAGAGAAGGACTACTGGAAGAGTGGCCGCAGCATCTGTGTAAAGACCCATGAAAGTGGTCAGAAAGACATTGAAATGTTTGATTCTGCTATCCTCCTGATTCGAAACCCTTACCGCTCCTTGATGGCTGAATTCAATCGCAAGTGTGCCGGACATTTGGGACATGCCTCAGATGCACAGTGGAACAGTAAAG AATGGCCAGAATTTGTTTCCAACTACGCCCCTTGGTGGGCATCCCATGCTCTAAGTTGGCTGAAGTTTGGGCAGCGTCTGCTGGTAGTGCATTACGAGGACCTGCAGAGAGCTCTTTTCCCCCAGCTCCGTCTCATCACAGCCTTCCTAAACATCACAGTCACCGAGGAGAGGCTTCTATGTGCACAAAGCAACCAGGACGGGCATTTCAAGCGCTCGAGGGCGCAGCAGCCTTCCTTTGACCCATTCACTTCCGACATGAGACAGATGATTGACTCATACATTCATACTGTTGATCAGGCACTACAAAGCAGGAACTTTAGCAGACTTCCACAGGATTACCTTCCCAGATGA